The following coding sequences lie in one Angustibacter luteus genomic window:
- the murA gene encoding UDP-N-acetylglucosamine 1-carboxyvinyltransferase, with amino-acid sequence MDRFRVSGGGPLAGEVAVVGAKNSALKLMAAALLAVGRTTLTKVPDIVDVAVMAELLRRLGCGVEHDPATGTVTIDVPSELGHRADYELVRAMRASISVLGPLTVRCGIADVAIPGGDAIGSRGLDLHADGLTRLGANVHVDHGYLVAQAPNGLVGAPISLDFPSVGATENVLMAAVLARGTTVIENAAREPEIVDLATMLVRMGAEIEGIGSSTMVITGVTALAPVEHEVVGDRIAAGTWIFAAALTRGDVTVRGFDPRHLGFVLDKLVDAGVVIDRQDDGVRVTCPRRPRAVDVMTLPYPGFPTDLQPFALVFDALAEGSAMVTENLFEARFHTASELARLGADVRVDGHHALLRGRERLSAAPVVGSDIRAAAALVLAGLAADGVTTVEGVKHVDRGYPSFDADLRGLGADVRRESVADGAF; translated from the coding sequence GTGGACAGGTTCCGAGTGTCCGGCGGGGGACCGCTGGCCGGCGAGGTCGCCGTGGTCGGTGCGAAGAACAGCGCGCTGAAGCTGATGGCGGCTGCCCTGCTGGCAGTGGGACGCACCACGCTGACCAAGGTGCCCGACATCGTGGACGTCGCGGTGATGGCCGAGCTGCTGCGCCGGCTCGGGTGCGGGGTGGAGCACGACCCGGCGACCGGAACGGTGACCATCGACGTGCCCTCCGAACTCGGCCACCGCGCCGACTACGAGCTGGTCCGGGCGATGCGCGCCTCGATCAGCGTGCTCGGACCGCTGACCGTCCGCTGCGGCATCGCGGACGTCGCCATCCCCGGTGGCGACGCGATCGGCTCGCGTGGTCTGGACCTGCACGCCGACGGGCTCACCCGGTTGGGCGCCAACGTCCACGTCGACCACGGCTACCTGGTTGCCCAAGCCCCGAACGGGCTGGTGGGCGCGCCGATCTCGCTGGACTTCCCGTCCGTGGGCGCGACCGAGAACGTGCTCATGGCTGCCGTGCTGGCGCGCGGCACGACCGTGATCGAGAACGCTGCCCGCGAGCCGGAGATCGTCGACCTGGCCACCATGCTGGTCCGGATGGGCGCCGAGATCGAGGGCATCGGCAGCTCGACGATGGTGATCACCGGCGTCACGGCGCTGGCCCCGGTCGAGCACGAGGTGGTCGGAGACCGGATCGCCGCCGGCACGTGGATCTTCGCCGCCGCGCTGACCCGTGGTGACGTCACCGTGCGCGGGTTCGACCCGCGCCACCTCGGCTTCGTCCTGGACAAGCTGGTCGACGCCGGGGTGGTGATCGACCGGCAGGACGACGGGGTGCGGGTGACCTGCCCGCGCCGTCCGCGCGCCGTCGACGTCATGACGTTGCCCTACCCCGGCTTCCCGACGGACCTGCAGCCCTTCGCGCTGGTCTTCGACGCGCTGGCCGAGGGGTCTGCGATGGTCACCGAGAACCTGTTCGAGGCCCGGTTCCACACGGCGTCCGAGCTCGCCCGGCTCGGCGCCGACGTCCGCGTCGACGGGCACCACGCGCTGCTGCGCGGGCGGGAGCGGCTGTCCGCCGCACCGGTGGTGGGCAGCGACATCCGGGCGGCCGCCGCGCTGGTGCTGGCCGGGCTCGCGGCGGACGGCGTCACCACCGTCGAGGGGGTCAAGCACGTCGACCGCGGCTACCCGAGCTTCGACGCCGACCTGCGCGGGCTCGGTGCCGACGTCCGGCGCGAGAGCGTCGCCGACGGCGCGTTCTAG
- a CDS encoding cob(I)yrinic acid a,c-diamide adenosyltransferase produces MVVLSRIYTRTGDDGTTALGDFSRTAKTDPRLVAYADCDETGAAIGVAIAAGDLPADMATLLQRIQNDLFDVGADLCTPLAASYEHPPLRVQEPWVDELEQACDSFGEPLATLRSFVLAGGTVGAAYLHVARTVARRAERSTWAAIEAYGTDEDGGVNPLTARYLNRLSDLLFILSRAANHGHGGDVLWQPGGGRQTPPA; encoded by the coding sequence ATGGTCGTGCTCTCCCGCATCTACACCCGTACCGGCGACGACGGAACCACGGCGCTCGGCGACTTCAGCCGCACCGCCAAGACGGATCCGCGCCTCGTCGCCTACGCCGACTGCGACGAGACGGGCGCGGCGATCGGCGTGGCCATCGCCGCCGGCGACCTGCCGGCTGACATGGCCACACTGCTGCAACGCATCCAGAACGACCTGTTCGACGTCGGCGCCGACCTCTGCACCCCCCTGGCCGCCTCGTACGAGCACCCGCCGCTCCGGGTGCAGGAGCCCTGGGTGGACGAGCTCGAGCAGGCGTGCGACTCCTTCGGTGAGCCCCTGGCGACCCTGCGCTCGTTCGTGCTGGCCGGCGGGACGGTGGGGGCCGCGTACCTGCACGTGGCCCGCACGGTCGCCCGGCGCGCCGAGCGCTCCACCTGGGCGGCCATCGAGGCCTACGGCACCGACGAGGACGGCGGGGTCAACCCGCTCACCGCCCGCTACCTGAACCGGTTGTCGGACCTGCTGTTCATCCTGTCCCGGGCCGCGAACCACGGCCACGGGGGCGACGTCCTGTGGCAGCCGGGCGGCGGCCGGCAGACGCCGCCTGCCTGA
- a CDS encoding DUF2550 domain-containing protein has protein sequence MDGLIIPLEVVGLLLLLVVAAALAVVLRRRWLSRKVGTFDCSLRTTTGAHGKGWRLGIARYEADRIEWYPVFRFALRPQQVLRRGDLMVQERRTPAGVEAFSVMSGFVIVRCRRKGGYVELAMSEQSYTGFSSWLEAAPPGQNVSVA, from the coding sequence GTGGACGGCCTGATCATCCCGCTCGAGGTCGTCGGACTGCTGCTGCTCCTGGTCGTGGCCGCGGCGCTCGCCGTGGTCCTGCGCCGCCGCTGGCTCAGCCGCAAGGTCGGGACGTTCGACTGCTCGCTGCGCACCACGACGGGCGCGCACGGCAAGGGCTGGCGCCTCGGCATCGCCCGGTACGAGGCTGACCGGATCGAGTGGTACCCCGTCTTCCGGTTCGCCCTTCGCCCCCAGCAGGTGCTGCGCCGGGGCGACCTGATGGTCCAGGAGCGGCGGACCCCGGCGGGAGTCGAGGCGTTCTCGGTGATGTCCGGGTTCGTGATCGTGCGATGTCGGCGCAAGGGTGGGTACGTCGAGCTCGCGATGAGCGAGCAGTCCTACACCGGGTTCTCGTCCTGGCTCGAGGCGGCACCGCCCGGCCAGAACGTCTCGGTGGCCTGA
- a CDS encoding F0F1 ATP synthase subunit epsilon codes for MALTVELVAADRKVWSGEATNVVARTTDGEIGILPGHAPLLGVLVAGEVRISGEGEQVTAEVDNGFLSVDHDRVTIIADSATVGADRGN; via the coding sequence GTGGCGCTCACCGTGGAGCTGGTTGCCGCTGACCGCAAGGTCTGGAGCGGCGAGGCGACGAACGTCGTCGCTCGGACGACGGACGGCGAGATCGGCATCCTGCCCGGTCACGCGCCTCTGCTCGGCGTACTCGTCGCCGGCGAGGTCCGGATCTCCGGCGAGGGCGAGCAGGTGACGGCCGAGGTGGACAACGGCTTCCTGTCCGTCGACCACGACCGCGTGACGATCATCGCCGACAGCGCCACCGTCGGCGCCGACCGCGGCAACTGA
- the atpD gene encoding F0F1 ATP synthase subunit beta → MTATATDKAADAGTAGVGRISRVIGPVVDIEFPPDAMPEMYNALEIDYELTGESRTLVLEVAQHIGDNMIRAIAMKPTDGLVRGAAVRDTGAGISVPVGDVTKGHVFNVTGDCVNLKEGEVLEVTERWPIHRKAPAFDQLEPKTEMFQTGIKVIDLLTPYVLGGKIGLFGGAGVGKTVLIQEMIARVARDHDGVSVFAGVGERTREGNDLIEEMTESDVIGQTALVFGQMDEPPGTRLRVALSALTMAEYFRDVQNQDVLLFIDNIFRFTQAGSEVSTLLGRMPSAVGYQPTLADEMGVLQERITSTRGHSITSMQAIYVPADDYTDPAPATTFAHLDATTELSRDIASLGIYPAVDPLTSTSRILDPRYISQEHYDTAVRVKQILQRNKELQDIIAILGIDELSEEDKTLVNRARRIQRFLSQNTYVAKQFTGIEGSTVPLDETVEAFTKIADGEYDHVAEQAFFMCGGLDDVERNWADIQKNL, encoded by the coding sequence ATGACTGCCACTGCCACCGACAAGGCCGCGGACGCCGGCACTGCGGGTGTCGGCCGCATCAGCCGGGTGATCGGCCCCGTCGTCGACATCGAGTTCCCGCCGGATGCCATGCCGGAGATGTACAACGCCCTCGAGATCGACTACGAGCTGACGGGTGAGTCCCGCACGCTCGTGCTCGAGGTCGCCCAGCACATCGGCGACAACATGATCCGGGCGATCGCCATGAAGCCGACCGACGGTCTGGTGCGCGGCGCTGCCGTGCGCGACACCGGCGCCGGCATCTCGGTGCCGGTCGGCGACGTCACCAAGGGCCACGTGTTCAACGTGACCGGCGACTGCGTCAACCTCAAGGAGGGCGAGGTCCTCGAGGTCACCGAGCGCTGGCCCATCCACCGCAAGGCCCCGGCGTTCGACCAGCTCGAGCCGAAGACCGAGATGTTCCAGACCGGCATCAAGGTCATCGACCTGCTGACGCCGTACGTCCTCGGCGGCAAGATCGGCCTCTTCGGTGGTGCGGGCGTCGGCAAGACGGTCCTCATCCAGGAGATGATCGCCCGCGTGGCTCGCGACCACGACGGCGTGTCGGTGTTCGCCGGCGTCGGTGAGCGCACCCGTGAGGGCAACGACCTCATCGAGGAGATGACCGAGTCCGACGTCATCGGCCAGACGGCGCTCGTCTTCGGCCAGATGGACGAGCCGCCGGGCACCCGGCTGCGCGTCGCGCTCTCGGCGCTCACGATGGCGGAGTACTTCCGCGACGTGCAGAACCAGGACGTGCTGCTCTTCATCGACAACATCTTCCGGTTCACCCAGGCCGGGTCCGAGGTGTCGACGCTGCTCGGCCGCATGCCGTCCGCGGTGGGCTACCAGCCCACCCTGGCCGACGAGATGGGCGTGCTGCAGGAGCGGATCACCTCGACGCGTGGTCACTCGATCACGTCCATGCAGGCGATCTACGTCCCGGCCGACGACTACACCGACCCGGCTCCGGCGACGACGTTCGCCCACCTGGACGCGACCACCGAGCTCTCGCGTGACATCGCCTCGCTGGGTATCTACCCCGCGGTCGACCCGCTGACCTCGACCTCGCGCATCCTGGACCCGCGGTACATCTCGCAGGAGCACTACGACACCGCGGTGCGGGTCAAGCAGATCCTCCAGCGCAACAAGGAGCTGCAGGACATCATCGCGATCCTCGGTATCGACGAGCTGTCGGAGGAGGACAAGACGCTGGTGAACCGCGCCCGTCGCATCCAGCGCTTCCTGTCGCAGAACACCTACGTGGCCAAGCAGTTCACCGGCATCGAGGGTTCCACCGTGCCGCTGGACGAGACCGTCGAGGCCTTCACCAAGATCGCGGACGGCGAGTACGACCACGTCGCCGAGCAGGCCTTCTTCATGTGCGGTGGGCTGGACGACGTCGAGCGCAACTGGGCGGACATCCAGAAGAACCTCTGA
- a CDS encoding F0F1 ATP synthase subunit gamma has product MGAQQRVYRQRINSTTSLKKIFSAMELIATSRIAKARAAVAASTPYANAITRAVSAVATYSNTQHPLITEKDEVRKAAVLLITSDRGMAGAYSANVLKAGERLGELLRARGVEPVPYVVGRKGVAYFRFRRRDTAQEWTGFSEAPQHSDAKEVGDVLVDAFLKGSVEGGVDEIHIVYTHFVNMVTQTPEVIRLLPLEVVEGEEAPDEDDVLPLYEFEPNAEAVFDALLPSYISSRIYNCMLQAAASEQAARQRAMKSASDNASDLIRLYTRLANQARQAEITQEISEIVGGADALASAGVEN; this is encoded by the coding sequence ATGGGTGCACAGCAGCGGGTCTACCGCCAGCGGATCAACTCCACGACGTCGCTGAAGAAGATCTTCAGCGCGATGGAGCTCATCGCGACGTCGCGCATCGCCAAGGCGCGTGCGGCCGTTGCGGCGTCCACCCCCTACGCCAACGCGATCACCCGTGCGGTGTCCGCGGTGGCGACGTACTCCAACACCCAGCACCCGCTGATCACCGAGAAGGACGAGGTCCGCAAGGCCGCCGTCCTGCTCATCACCAGCGACCGCGGGATGGCGGGGGCCTACTCGGCCAACGTGCTGAAGGCGGGGGAGCGGCTCGGTGAGCTGCTGCGGGCCCGTGGCGTCGAGCCCGTGCCGTACGTCGTGGGGCGCAAGGGCGTCGCCTACTTCCGGTTCCGCCGGCGCGACACCGCGCAGGAGTGGACCGGGTTCAGCGAGGCCCCGCAGCACTCCGACGCCAAGGAGGTCGGCGACGTCCTGGTCGACGCCTTCCTGAAGGGGTCCGTCGAGGGCGGGGTCGACGAGATCCACATCGTCTACACGCACTTCGTCAACATGGTCACCCAGACGCCGGAGGTCATCCGCCTCCTGCCGCTGGAGGTCGTGGAGGGCGAGGAGGCCCCGGACGAGGACGACGTCCTCCCGCTGTACGAGTTCGAGCCCAACGCGGAGGCCGTGTTCGACGCCCTGCTGCCGAGCTACATCAGCAGCCGGATCTACAACTGCATGCTGCAGGCTGCTGCTTCCGAGCAGGCCGCCCGCCAGCGCGCCATGAAGTCGGCGTCGGACAACGCGTCCGACCTCATCCGCCTGTACACCCGGTTGGCCAACCAGGCCCGCCAGGCCGAGATCACCCAGGAGATCAGCGAGATCGTCGGCGGCGCCGACGCACTGGCCTCCGCCGGAGTCGAGAACTGA
- the atpA gene encoding F0F1 ATP synthase subunit alpha — MTELTIRPEEIRAALDTFVQSYEPGTAAREEVGRVSEAGDGIARVEGLPSCMANELLRFEDGTLGLALNLDVREIGVVVLGEFSGIEEGQEVQRTGEILSVPVGDNFLGRVVDPLGTPIDGLGDIESTESRALELQAASVVERKSVHEPLQTGIKAIDAMTPIGRGQRQLIIGDRQTGKTAVAIDTIINQKEFWESGDPTKQVRCIYVAIGQKGSTIASVRGALEEAGAMEYTTIVAAPASDPAGFKYLAPYTGSAIGQHWMYEGKHVLIIFDDLSKQAEAYRAVSLLLRRPPGREAYPGDVFYLHSRLLERCAKLSDELGAGSMTGLPIIETKANDVSAYIPTNVISITDGQIFLESDLFNANQRPAVNVGVSVSRVGGAAQTKAMKSVSGRLKIDLAQFRALEAFALFASDLDAASRQQLSRGQRLMELLKQGQYSPFPVEEQVVSVWLGTTGQLDDIAVDDVRKFERELLDHLRRSSDVLTTIRETGKFEDDTADKLKSETDAFKKSFQTDDRQHVEAGHEEAQALEDESVEQEKIVRQKRG; from the coding sequence ATGACGGAGCTCACGATCCGCCCGGAGGAGATCCGGGCCGCCCTGGACACCTTCGTGCAGTCCTACGAGCCCGGAACGGCCGCTCGCGAAGAGGTCGGCCGCGTCAGCGAGGCCGGCGACGGCATCGCCCGCGTCGAGGGCCTGCCCTCGTGCATGGCCAACGAGCTGCTGCGCTTCGAGGACGGCACGCTGGGCCTCGCCCTGAACCTCGACGTCCGGGAGATCGGCGTCGTCGTCCTCGGTGAGTTCTCCGGCATCGAGGAGGGCCAGGAGGTCCAGCGCACCGGCGAGATCCTGTCCGTCCCGGTGGGCGACAACTTCCTCGGCCGCGTGGTGGACCCGCTGGGCACCCCGATCGACGGCCTGGGCGACATCGAGTCGACCGAGTCGCGCGCCCTCGAGCTCCAGGCGGCCTCGGTCGTCGAGCGCAAGTCGGTGCACGAGCCGCTGCAGACCGGCATCAAGGCCATCGACGCGATGACCCCGATCGGCCGCGGCCAGCGCCAGCTGATCATCGGTGACCGCCAGACCGGCAAGACCGCGGTGGCGATCGACACGATCATCAACCAGAAGGAGTTCTGGGAGTCCGGCGACCCGACCAAGCAGGTCCGCTGCATCTACGTCGCCATCGGCCAGAAGGGCTCGACGATCGCCTCCGTGCGCGGCGCGCTCGAGGAGGCCGGCGCGATGGAGTACACCACCATCGTGGCCGCCCCCGCGTCCGACCCGGCGGGCTTCAAGTACCTCGCCCCCTACACCGGCTCGGCCATCGGCCAGCACTGGATGTACGAGGGCAAGCACGTCCTGATCATCTTCGACGACCTGTCCAAGCAGGCCGAGGCCTACCGCGCCGTGTCGCTGCTGCTGCGCCGCCCGCCGGGCCGCGAGGCCTACCCGGGCGACGTCTTCTACCTGCACTCGCGGCTGCTCGAGCGCTGCGCCAAGCTCTCCGACGAGCTCGGCGCGGGCTCGATGACCGGCCTGCCGATCATCGAGACGAAGGCGAACGACGTGTCGGCCTACATCCCGACGAACGTCATCTCGATCACCGACGGCCAGATCTTCCTCGAGTCGGACCTCTTCAACGCGAACCAGCGCCCGGCGGTCAACGTCGGTGTCTCGGTCTCCCGCGTTGGCGGCGCCGCCCAGACCAAGGCGATGAAGTCGGTCTCGGGCCGCCTGAAGATCGACCTCGCGCAGTTCCGGGCCCTGGAGGCGTTCGCGCTCTTCGCCTCCGACCTGGACGCCGCGTCGCGCCAGCAGCTGTCGCGGGGCCAGCGCCTGATGGAGCTGCTCAAGCAGGGCCAGTACTCGCCGTTCCCGGTCGAGGAGCAGGTCGTCTCCGTCTGGCTCGGCACCACCGGCCAGCTCGACGACATCGCCGTGGACGACGTCCGCAAGTTCGAGCGCGAGCTGCTCGACCACCTGCGCCGCTCCAGCGACGTCCTCACCACGATCCGGGAGACCGGCAAGTTCGAGGACGACACGGCGGACAAGCTCAAGTCCGAGACGGACGCCTTCAAGAAGAGCTTCCAGACCGATGACCGCCAGCACGTGGAGGCCGGTCACGAGGAGGCCCAGGCGCTCGAGGACGAGAGCGTCGAGCAGGAGAAGATCGTCCGTCAGAAGCGCGGCTGA
- a CDS encoding F0F1 ATP synthase subunit delta, producing the protein MQGVSRESLATAEEQLDALLATAGTDGTAVGQALFAVVDLLDANVSLRRALTDPSNEADAKAGLIGRLLDGKVSADVVTLLSGMARSRWSRARDLSDSIEKLGSSAIIAGAEAGDRADRVEDELFRFERIVDADPELARALADRAAPEASKSALVDELISAKAAPEAVVLIRRAVLNGRGQNLDRALDANVQLAATRRDKLVAHVRVALPLEDDQRARLAAALTTLYGKRVHLNVDVDPSVLGGIRVEIGDEVLDGTVSRRLDDVRRQLSR; encoded by the coding sequence ATGCAGGGCGTCAGCCGCGAGTCGCTCGCCACGGCCGAGGAGCAGCTCGACGCGCTCCTGGCCACGGCGGGCACGGACGGCACGGCGGTCGGCCAGGCGCTGTTCGCCGTCGTCGACCTGCTGGACGCGAACGTCTCGCTGCGCCGGGCCCTCACGGACCCGTCCAACGAGGCCGACGCGAAGGCCGGCCTGATCGGGCGACTGCTCGACGGCAAGGTCTCGGCCGACGTCGTGACCCTGCTGTCCGGCATGGCCCGCTCGCGCTGGTCGCGCGCCCGGGACCTGTCGGACTCGATCGAGAAGCTCGGCTCGTCGGCGATCATCGCCGGCGCCGAGGCGGGCGACCGGGCCGACCGCGTCGAGGACGAGCTCTTCCGGTTCGAGCGCATCGTCGACGCCGACCCCGAGCTCGCTCGGGCGCTGGCCGACCGGGCCGCTCCGGAGGCGAGCAAGTCGGCTCTCGTCGACGAGCTGATCAGCGCCAAGGCGGCCCCCGAGGCCGTCGTCCTGATCCGCCGCGCGGTGCTCAACGGTCGCGGGCAGAACCTCGACCGTGCGCTTGACGCCAACGTGCAGCTCGCCGCGACCCGTCGCGACAAGCTCGTGGCCCACGTGCGCGTGGCGCTGCCGCTCGAGGACGACCAGCGCGCCCGGCTCGCCGCCGCGCTGACCACCCTCTACGGCAAGCGCGTGCACCTCAACGTCGACGTGGACCCCAGCGTCCTCGGCGGCATCCGGGTCGAGATCGGCGACGAGGTGCTCGACGGCACCGTGTCCCGCCGGCTCGACGACGTCCGCCGGCAGCTGTCGCGCTGA
- a CDS encoding F0F1 ATP synthase subunit B, whose protein sequence is MHLATILAAEEEGGWANAYPIIPHPGELIFGIIAFVILYLVVAKKVVPRLEAMYTERAAAIEGQIEEADKANAEAAELLEQYKAQLAESRAEASSIREEARAEGAQILAELKAQAQAESERITTSAKAQIAAERQQAVISLRAEVGTLATELASRVVGESLEDEARQRRTVERFLAELEAGDIEPVSAVTGADAATEQES, encoded by the coding sequence GTGCACCTCGCAACGATCCTTGCGGCCGAGGAAGAGGGCGGCTGGGCGAACGCCTACCCGATCATCCCCCATCCCGGCGAGCTGATCTTCGGCATCATCGCCTTCGTCATCCTGTACCTCGTGGTGGCCAAGAAGGTCGTGCCGCGCCTCGAAGCCATGTACACCGAGCGCGCCGCCGCGATCGAGGGCCAGATCGAGGAGGCTGACAAGGCGAACGCCGAGGCGGCCGAGCTGCTGGAGCAGTACAAGGCGCAGCTCGCCGAGTCGCGCGCCGAGGCGAGCAGCATCCGCGAGGAGGCCCGTGCCGAGGGCGCGCAGATCCTGGCCGAGCTCAAGGCGCAGGCGCAGGCCGAGTCTGAGCGGATCACCACGTCCGCGAAGGCCCAGATCGCGGCCGAGCGTCAGCAGGCGGTCATCTCGCTGCGCGCCGAGGTGGGCACGCTGGCCACCGAGCTCGCGTCCCGCGTGGTGGGCGAGTCGCTCGAGGACGAGGCGCGTCAGCGTCGCACCGTCGAGCGCTTCCTCGCCGAGCTCGAGGCCGGTGACATCGAGCCGGTGTCGGCCGTGACCGGCGCCGACGCGGCCACCGAGCAGGAGTCCTGA
- the atpE gene encoding ATP synthase F0 subunit C: MELTGDIAILGYGLSAIGPGIGVGLVFAAYINGVARQPEARGMLQPIAFLGFALAEALAIFGLALAFVFKG, encoded by the coding sequence ATGGAACTGACCGGCGACATCGCGATCCTCGGCTACGGCCTGTCCGCCATCGGCCCCGGTATCGGTGTTGGTCTGGTGTTCGCGGCCTACATCAACGGCGTCGCGCGTCAGCCCGAGGCCCGTGGCATGCTCCAGCCGATCGCCTTCCTGGGCTTCGCGCTCGCAGAGGCGCTGGCCATCTTCGGTCTCGCGCTCGCGTTCGTCTTCAAGGGCTGA
- the atpB gene encoding F0F1 ATP synthase subunit A: MSIVALATEGSTYEPPGVPDFWQPLIGEGAFAITRASIVIILSVALISWLLLAGTKRMAVVPNRKQAATEVTYGLVRDGVGRDIIGSKEFLRFVPMLFTLFCLIIVNNVFSVVPFIQFPTMSRVAFPAALAVFVFVVYHWIGIRKHGFFGYWKSLVPPGLPVALIPYIFILELITDLFTRPVTLALRLFGNMFAGHLLLVLFIGGGEYMIQHGALGIKIAGIGSLGMGFVMTVFEILVQVLQAYIFTLLTAIYIAGALADEH, translated from the coding sequence GTGAGCATCGTGGCGCTGGCCACCGAGGGCTCGACCTACGAGCCGCCCGGGGTCCCCGACTTCTGGCAGCCGCTGATCGGCGAGGGCGCCTTCGCCATCACCCGCGCGTCCATCGTGATCATCCTCTCGGTGGCACTCATCAGCTGGCTGCTGCTGGCCGGCACCAAGCGCATGGCAGTGGTGCCCAACCGCAAGCAGGCGGCGACCGAGGTCACCTACGGGCTGGTCCGGGACGGCGTCGGCCGCGACATCATCGGGAGCAAGGAGTTCCTGCGGTTCGTGCCGATGCTGTTCACGCTGTTCTGCCTGATCATCGTGAACAACGTCTTCAGCGTCGTGCCGTTCATCCAGTTCCCGACGATGAGCCGGGTCGCCTTCCCGGCGGCCCTGGCCGTCTTCGTCTTCGTCGTCTACCACTGGATCGGCATCCGCAAGCACGGCTTCTTCGGCTACTGGAAGTCCTTGGTGCCGCCCGGCCTGCCGGTCGCGCTGATCCCCTACATCTTCATCCTCGAGCTCATCACGGACCTGTTCACCCGGCCCGTCACGCTCGCCCTGCGACTGTTCGGCAACATGTTCGCCGGGCACCTGCTGCTGGTGCTCTTCATCGGCGGCGGCGAGTACATGATCCAGCACGGTGCGCTCGGCATCAAGATCGCCGGCATCGGGTCGCTGGGCATGGGCTTCGTGATGACGGTGTTCGAGATCCTGGTCCAGGTCCTGCAGGCCTACATCTTCACCCTGCTGACAGCCATCTACATCGCCGGCGCCCTCGCCGACGAGCACTGA
- a CDS encoding MraY family glycosyltransferase — protein MREYLFVLLVAAAVTYVLTPVVRTLAVRRGWVTAVRDRDVHAVPMPRLGGLAIFAGFVVALLVASHLPFLHTVTQDNSDLQAVLLGATLVVALGIADDIWGLEAWTKFAGQLLAAGVMAFQGVQMLSLPVFGVTYLPTTALVAITVLVVVTTMNAVNFVDGLDGLAAGITCIAAIGFFAYAYSISKDYATNVFSVASLIAAVLIGCCLGFLPFNFNPAKIFMGDTGAMLLGLLLSAATISLTGNIDPAALSAGDLPPELLYLFPLLMPIAVLVVPLLDLVLAIVRRTRAGRLPWQPDAQHLHHQMLALGHSHAGAVLSLYLWAALVAFGMAALALLPLHWAVVVIVALFLVAVAMTISGPVSRRLSAVRQSAESDTSN, from the coding sequence GTGCGCGAGTACCTCTTCGTCCTCCTGGTCGCGGCCGCCGTGACGTACGTGCTGACCCCGGTCGTGCGGACGCTGGCCGTCCGGCGGGGCTGGGTGACCGCCGTCCGGGACCGGGACGTGCACGCGGTGCCGATGCCGCGCCTGGGTGGGCTGGCGATCTTCGCCGGCTTCGTCGTCGCGCTGCTGGTGGCCAGCCACCTGCCGTTCCTGCACACCGTGACGCAGGACAACAGCGACCTGCAGGCGGTCCTGCTGGGCGCCACGCTCGTCGTCGCGCTGGGCATCGCCGACGACATCTGGGGTCTGGAGGCGTGGACGAAGTTCGCCGGCCAGCTGCTGGCAGCCGGGGTGATGGCGTTTCAGGGCGTGCAGATGCTGTCGCTGCCCGTCTTCGGGGTGACGTACCTGCCGACGACCGCCCTGGTCGCGATCACGGTGCTGGTCGTGGTGACCACGATGAACGCGGTGAACTTCGTGGACGGCCTGGACGGGCTGGCGGCGGGCATCACCTGCATCGCGGCGATCGGGTTCTTCGCCTACGCGTACTCGATCTCGAAGGACTACGCGACCAACGTCTTCTCGGTCGCCTCGCTGATCGCCGCGGTGCTGATCGGGTGCTGCCTGGGCTTCCTGCCGTTCAACTTCAACCCGGCGAAGATCTTCATGGGCGACACCGGGGCCATGCTGCTCGGGCTGCTGCTGTCGGCCGCGACGATCTCGCTGACCGGCAACATCGACCCGGCGGCGCTCAGCGCGGGGGACCTGCCGCCGGAGCTGCTCTACCTGTTCCCGTTGCTGATGCCCATCGCGGTGCTCGTGGTGCCGCTGCTCGACCTCGTCCTGGCGATCGTGCGACGCACGAGGGCCGGCCGCCTGCCGTGGCAACCGGACGCCCAGCACCTGCACCACCAGATGCTGGCCCTCGGCCACTCGCACGCGGGGGCGGTGCTCTCGCTCTACCTGTGGGCCGCGCTGGTGGCGTTCGGCATGGCCGCGTTGGCGCTGCTGCCGCTGCACTGGGCGGTCGTGGTGATCGTGGCGCTCTTCCTGGTGGCGGTCGCGATGACGATCTCGGGGCCGGTCAGCCGGCGCCTCAGCGCCGTGCGCCAGTCCGCGGAATCGGACACGTCGAATTAG